A stretch of the Salarias fasciatus chromosome 3, fSalaFa1.1, whole genome shotgun sequence genome encodes the following:
- the LOC115408292 gene encoding zinc finger protein 227-like, whose product MELGTSQKGERLILKFEHDSFKVPFVKEQTDQSFSKQSYLKIHMKTHAGEKPYSCETCGKSFNNKSDLRIHMRTHTGEKPYSCESCGKGFRQGSNLKIHMRTHTDEKPYSCETCGKSFKNKSNLTIHMRTHTGEKLYSCETCGKSFVERRNLTRHMKTHTGEKPYSCETCGKSFNNKSDLRIHMRTHTGEKPYSCETCGKSFKNKCNLTIHMRTHTGEKPYSCESCGKGFRQGSNLKIHMRTHTGEKLYSCETCGKSLVTLSSLKSHMRTHTGEKPYSCESCGKSFITLSSLKSHMRTHNGEKPYSCETCAKSFDYQCHLKIHMRTHTGEKPYSCETCGKGFPKRSYLKIHMRTHTGEKLYFCETCGKSFVENSNLTRHMKTHTGEKPYSCETCAKSFDYLCYLQIHMRTHTGEKPYSCESCGKGFPTRSYLKIHMRTHTGEKLYSCETCGKSFDYQCYLRSHIRTHTGEKPYSCESCGKGFCRRSNLKSHMRTHTGEKPYSCESCGKRFLFQSCW is encoded by the coding sequence ATGGAACTTGGTACCAGCCAGAAGGGAGAACGACTTATTCTGAAGTTTGAACATGATTCCTTTAAGGTTCCCTTTGTTAAGGAGCAAACTGACCAAAGCTTTTCCAAACAGAGTTATTTGAAGATTCATATGAAAACTCACgctggtgagaagccgtattcttgtgaaacatgtgggaaaagtttcaataATAAGAGTGATTTAAggattcacatgagaactcacactggtgagaagccgtattcttgtgaatcaTGTGGCAAAGGTTTCCGTCAAGGGAGTAATTTGAagattcacatgagaactcacactgatgagaagccgtattcttgtgaaacatgtgggaaaagtttcaaaaataaGAGTAATTTAAcgattcacatgagaactcacactggtgagaagttatattcttgtgaaacatgtgggaaaagttttgtTGAACGTCGTAATTTGACACgtcacatgaaaactcacactggtgagaagccatattcttgtgaaacatgtgggaaaagtttcaataATAAGAGTGATTTAAggattcacatgagaactcacactggtgagaagccgtattcttgtgaaacatgtgggaaaagtttcaaaaataaGTGTAATTTAAcgattcacatgagaactcacactggtgagaagccatattcttgtgaatcaTGTGGCAAAGGTTTCCGTCAAGGGAGTAATTTGAagattcacatgagaactcacactggtgagaagttatattcttgtgaaacatgtgggaaaagtttagTTACACTGAGTTCTTTGAAGagtcacatgagaactcacactggtgagaagccgtattcttgtgaatcaTGCGGGAAAAGTTTTATTACACTGAGTTCTTTGAAGagtcacatgagaactcacaatggtgagaagccatattcttgtgaaacatgtgccAAAAGCTTTGACTATCAGTGTCATTTGAaaattcacatgagaactcacactggtgagaagccgtattcttgtgaaacatgtggcaaaggTTTCCCGAAACGGAGTTATTTGAagattcacatgagaactcacactggtgagaagttatatttttgtgaaacatgtgggaaaagttttgtTGAAAATAGTAATTTGACACGTCACATGAAAACTCAtactggtgagaagccatattcttgtgaaacatgtgccAAAAGCTTTGACTATCTGTGTTATTTACagattcacatgagaactcacactggtgagaagccgtattcttgcgAATCATGTGGCAAAGGTTTCCCTACACGGAGTTATTTGAagattcacatgagaactcacactggtgagaagttatattcttgtgaaacatgtggcaaaagcttTGACTATCAGTGTTATTTGAGAAGTCACAttagaactcacactggtgagaagccatattcttgtgaatcaTGTGGCAAAGGTTTCTGTAGACGGAGTAATTTGAAGagtcacatgagaactcacactggtgagaagccgtattcctgTGAATCATGTGGGAAAAGATTTCTTTTCCAAAGTTGTTGGTGA